One Diceros bicornis minor isolate mBicDic1 chromosome 27, mDicBic1.mat.cur, whole genome shotgun sequence genomic region harbors:
- the MRAP gene encoding LOW QUALITY PROTEIN: melanocortin-2 receptor accessory protein (The sequence of the model RefSeq protein was modified relative to this genomic sequence to represent the inferred CDS: deleted 1 base in 1 codon; substituted 1 base at 1 genomic stop codon), with amino-acid sequence MANKTNASALLYSYEYYLDYLDLIPVDEKKLKANKHSIVIVFWVSLAAFVVLLFLILLYMSWSGSPQTRNTTQHDPICPRSHGLNLPLCVWRHPPRHRAPRGTPPAPPSSVEEPWSRASGPDQQLXPESPSASPPTDPQAHSALLWELALDGDPHASADVRNEPSEPPHGDKLSRL; translated from the exons ATGGCCAACAAGACCAATGCCTCTGCCCTGCTCTACAGCTACGAGTACTACCTGGACTACCTGGACCTCATTCCCGTGGATGAGAAGAAGCTGAAAGCCAACAAGC ATTCCATCGTCATTGTCTTCTGGGTGAGCCTGGCTGCTTTCGTGGTGCTTCTCTTCCTCATCCTGCTCTACATGTCCTGGTCAGGCTCCCCGCAGACGAG GAACACCACCCAGCACGACCCAATATGTCCCCGGAGTCACGGCCTCAACCTTCCCCTCTGTGTCTGGAGGCACCCACCGCGCCACAGGGCTCCCCGGGGGACCCCGCCGGCTCCACCGAGCTCAGTTGAGGAACCATGGAGCAGAGCATCTGGGCCCGACCAGCAGCTGTAGCCGGAGAGCCCCTCTGCCTCGCCCCCCACAGACCCCCAGGCTCACTCTGCCCTCCTCTGGGAACTGGCCCTCGATGGGGACCCCCAC GCATCAGCTGACGTCAGGAACGAGCCTAGCGAGCCTCCCCATGGAGACAAACTCTCCAGATTGTAG